DNA from Tsuneonella dongtanensis:
GCGACGCCGAATCCTGTCGCAGTCGCTACCGCGCGCCGGAATCGACCGGGAGCACCGGTGCCGGAGTTATACACGCCGCCGATAGGTACGTTGTCGATGGTGTTCATCGCATCGGCTTCACGCAGGAGATCGATGTCGGAGCGGAATGCACCGGTCTGGCCGCGATAGTTGGCAAAGAACGTGAAATTGCCGCGATCGAACTCTTGCCCGAAGGCGAGGCCGGCCTGCCAGCTCTTGATAATCGACTCGCGATAGTCACCCGTAAGTTCGAGCCCGGTAAATTTCTTGCGCGTGATGATGTTGACCACGCCGGCGACGGCCTCGGACCCGTAAGTCGCCGAGGCGCCGTCAGTCAGAACTTCGACGCGCTCGATGGCGTTGACCGGGAATGCGTTTGCGTCGGTGAACAATTGGCCGGTTTCGTCCGACACCGGCGCTAGGCCGGCGCGCCGACCGTTTATGAGCGTAAGGGTCGAGCCGACGCCCAGGCCGCGCAACGAGAATTGCGACACACCTTGAAGCGCGTTCTGCTCATTGTTCTGCTGCGATCCGGCGTTCGCTGTCAGGCCTTTGAAGACATCCTGCACTACCGTCGCCGCGGAGGTTTCAAGTTGCTCCTCTCCCAACGACACGACCGGCGATGGCGAATTGAAATCCCTGTTCCGGATGAGAGAGCCGGTCACAACAATTCCGGGTTCATCGGAATTGCTTTGGGCGTCCCCGACCACCTGTTCTGAAGCCTGCGCGGTGTCGGGATCGGCCGACTGCTGAGCAAAGGCCGGCGCGGCGTACAGCATGGTGCTGGCGGTGGCGAGCAAAGCGCCGTGGAATGCGGTCTTGCGCATCGAGTTCCTCTCCCATGAACACAATCGTTGTCGCGGCCCGCGCTCCTTGCATTTGGCGCGATGCCGTCGATTGGGATGATGTCCGGGGCGAACCGATGCACCAATCCGTCATTGGACTAAGCGGGCTGGAAGATTGGTTGCGCGACGTCCGTCACGTGACGGATCGGTGCTTATAAAGCGCTCAGAACCTGTAACTTTCCAGGAAATGCGCGGCGAACTCTGTGCGATTTGCCATGCCTGACTTGGCATAAATCGTCTGGGCCTGCTGGCGCACAGTGCGCTCGCTGGTACCGCGCGCTCCGGCGATTTCCTTGAACTGAAGGCCCTTCAGGATCATCCATGCAATATCGATTTCAGCCGTCGAAAGACCCCATTCCCCTAGCTGACGAGAGATCTCGGTTCGTTCGCCTGACGCTTGTTCGGCCGTCCGGTCGCGGATCGCCTCGAGTTCCTGTTCCTTGGCCAAAACTTCGTGTTTGCGGCGACGCGCTTTCCGTTCCTCGAACAGTGCGATCAACATCAGCACTAACGCAACGCTGATGGCATAGAGGAAGTAGCGCCAAGGCCCGTCGAGGATTTCCCGCACTGCAGAGTCGGATCGACGATTGGGGACCGTATAGCTTGCAAGATCTTCTGCCTCACGTTTGCCGGCTTCGATGATCTGAGCAAAAGCTTCGGGCTGTGCAGGCGCCGCCCAGCCATGCCGGACGAGTTCGGCGCGCCAAGCCGGGCTCGCCAGCGCGGCTGCGACCAGGACGCGCAACTGCGCCAATTCGTCGGGGCTGGCCTTGCGGGATGCAAAGACGCCTTTCCAATCGTCCATCGCAAGGTCGATGCCGCCATCCCGCAAGGTGGGCGCATCGACTCCGGGAATCGCTGTAGCCGATGAAACCGCCAGAATCCGGAATTTGTCTCGATTAGCAAAAGCTTCGAACTCTTCGAAGCTCGTGGCCGCGACGAGGTGATGCCCGTCGAGAAGGCGCTCGCCCACGACACCGCCACCACCGGGGTTGCCAATGAACGTAAACCGTTCGCGCGGGAGCCCGAGCTTCTTGGCAAGCGCGATGAGGAGCATCTCGTCCTTGCTCCCCGGCGAGCCGCCGACCCATTCGATCCGCTCGGTCTTGTTGCGCATGAGAGTCAAGAGTTCGGCCAGCGAATCGACCGGCCCGTCGCGACGGGTAACGATGATGAGACCGATCCGGTTGAGTTGCGCGATCGGGGCGAGATCGTCTAGCGAGACGACCGACCGGTTCTGCGCCGCCGCGCCCAGAATCGTCGTCCCTCCAATGAAGATCGTCGGAACATCAGGGGCAGGTTCCCCCACGAACTGGGCCAGCGCGATGAGGCCACCCGCGCCCGGCGAATATCGAATGTCGATCTTGTCGACGAGCCCCTCGGATCTGAGCACGCGGGCCAGGGCCTGCGCATTCTTGTCGAACCCGCCGCCGGGGGATCCCGGCACTACGATTTCGAGCTGAGGCATGCGGTCCTGCGCGAGAAGCCCCGGCGCGCCAAGAAGCATCGCCAGCATCATGGCCAGCGCAGTCAAGAATCGACGGCCGGAAATGGCGCTCAACCTATCCTTCCCCCACGACCCGCCACTTGCGGCGCCGCCATGCGTCATGTGGCGGATTGCCGGTGGCCGACTTCTATCGTCTTTTTCGTTGCACAAGGAGAGACGGAAGTGAAGCAGCACTGCATCCTGGGCATTGTCCTGGCGTTCCTTCTGAGCGGGTGCGCAACGCATTCAGCCGACAGTGCTCCAACGGAGAAGTCGGCGCTGGTGGTAATGACGTCGGGTGGGTTCGCAGAGGCGATGGACCGGCTCGAGCCACAGTATGAGCGCCAGATCGGGCGAGACGTTGTCATCGTGAAAGGCAGTTCGTCCGGAGGAGCGAGCGATTCGATCCCGGAACGCCTCAAGCGCGGCGAGCGCGCCGACGTCGTCATCCTGTCGCGCGAGGGTCTGGCAGCGCTGGAGCGCGACAATCTTGTACAGGTGGGATCGAGCCGCGATCTTGTTCGCTCTGTCATCGGCATGGCGGTGCGGAAGGGGGCTCCGGTGCCGGATATTTCCACCGCGGAGAAGTTCAACCAGGTTCTCTTGTCGGCACCGTCCATAGGCTATTCGGCCAGCGCCAGCGGCACATACCTGTCTACCGACCTTTGGCCCCGGCTGGGCTTGGCCGACCAGCTACTCCCCAAGTCCAAGCGGATTCTGAGCGAGCGCGTCGGATCGGTTGTTGCGCGCGGTGAAGTCGCGATTGGATTTCAGCAAATGAGCGAACTGCTACCCATTCCAGGGATCACGGTCGTCGGGCCGATACCCGGTGCGTACCAGAAGATCACGACTTTCAGCGCCGCGAAGACTGAGGCAGGTGCACGCAATCCATATAGCGACAAACTGTTCGCGTTCCTGACCTCGCCACGTGTGTCGAAGCAGGTGGCGGCGACCGGGCTTGATCCTGTCGTTGCCCGCTGAGGTTGTCGTCATCGGCGGCGGGAACGCCGCGCTGTGCGCCGCTATCACAGCGCGCGAGGCCGGCGCCGACGTAACCGTCCTAGAGGCAGCACCGCGCCATATGCGCGGCGGTAATTCCCGCCATACCCGCAATCTCAGGGTCATGCACCGGGAACCGCTGGCGCCGCTCGTCGAAAGCTACGTATCAGCGGAATATCTGGACGATCTGTTGCGTGTGACCGCAGGCAGGACCGACAGCAAGCTCGCCACTCTCGTAATTGAGAGGAGTGAAGAGGCCTTCGAATTCCTTTCGCGAAACGGGGTCCGTTTCCAGGACGCGCTGTCGGGCACACTCAATCTCGCGCGCACGAATGCGTTCTTTCTCGGCGGCGGCAAGGCGCTGGTGAACGCGCTTTACGCCCGGGCGGAAGCACTGGGAATTGCCGTGTGCTACGAGGCGTCTGTCGAGCACCTAGACATTCGCGACGGCCGCGTCGCCGAAGTGCATTGGCGTTCTGGCGAAGCCGCGAAAGTCGCATACCCGTCGGCGGTCATCGCAGCGTCAGGCGGCTTTCAGGCGAACCTCGAGTGGCTGGCCGAAGCATGGGGTCCGGCGGCCGCCAACTTTACCATCCGAGGCACACCGTTTGCGACCGGAACCGTCCTGCGCGACCTCCTCAACCAGGGCGTGGCATCGGTGGGCGATCCGGCACAGTGCCATGCAGTCGCGGTGGACGCCCGCGCGCCACGATTCGACGGGGGCATCGTCACGCGGCTCGATGCGATACCTTATTCGCTCACGGTCAACCGGGATGGAGAACGGTTCTACGACGAGGGCGAGGATATCTGGCCCAAGCGTTATGCGATTTGGGGACGGCTGATCGCGCAGCAACCGGGGCAGGTTGCCTACGCCATTTGCGATACACCCGCGACCAAGCTGTTCATGCCTTCGTGCTATCCCCCGATCACCGCCGGGACCATTGCGGAACTCGCTGCGGCTCTCGGGCTTCCCGACAGGTCTCTCGAACGAACGGTAGCCGCATTCAACGATGCGTGCCCGGAGAGCGGCTTCGATCCGTCCCAGCTCGACGGCTGCGCTACCACTGGTCTGTCACCGCCGAAAAGCAATTGGGCGCGCCCGATAATGGAGCCGCCCTTCGTCGCCTACCCGCTTCGTCCGGGCATCACCTTCACCTACCTGGGTGTGCAGGTCGATGCACAGGCGCGCGTGCAGACAGCGGACGGAGCGCCGATCGCCAATCTTTACGCGGCGGGCGAGATCATGGCGGGTTCGATACTGGGGCAAGGCTATCTGGCGGGGTTCGGTATGGCGATCGGCAGCGTGTTCGGTATGATCGCTGGCAGGGAGGCCGCGGGTCATGACGCAGCCTGATCTCGTGGCAATGACCGGCGCGAGGGGTACTGAAGCCCTCGAGGAAGCGCGTCGCACGCTGCAGATCTGCAATGCCTGCCGCTATTGCGAGGGGTATTGCGCGGTCTTTCCAGCGATGACCAGGCGGCGCGCCTTTTTGGACGCCGACATCATTCATCTCGCCAATCTCTGCCACGGCTGTCGCGATTGCTTCCACGCTTGCCAATACGCACCGCCGCACGAGTTTGCGATCAACGCACCGCGGACGTTCGCCGAGGTGCGGCTCGACAGTTATCGAACTAGTTCGCCCGCACCGGCGTTCGCATTCGCGCGCCCATACATCTTCGCCCTGTTGGTATCGTGTCTGGCTGTCGCGGCGACCGAAGCACTGCGGCGGATATTCGGTGGAGATGTGAGCGGGCGAGGTTTTTACGCCGTTCTAGGGCGCGATGCGATGATTTCGTTCGGGATGATCGTCGCAACGGCATCGGCCATCGGATTGCTGGCTGCGGTTTGGCGCTATCGCATGCTTGTAAGCACGGCCAACCTCACCCGGCCGTCTCCCGCCAACTGGCTGTCAGCTGTGCGCGACGCCGCGACTTTGCGCAATCTTGGTGGGGGCGGAGTGGGCTGCAACGATGCCGACGAAACTTTCGGCCAGCGCCGCCGCGTGCTTCACCACCTAATGGCCGGGGGCTTCACGGCATGTTTCGCCGCGACATCGGTCGGCGCCTACTATGATCATTTTCTCGGCTGGCAGGCTCCGTACCCTTTGCTGAGCGCGCCGGGCGTCTTGGGTACTGTCGGAGGGCTCGCGATCATTGCTGGCACAGTAGGTCTGCTGTGGCTCAAGCGAGTGGAAATGTCGGAACCAACATCGCAAGGCATGAACGCCATCGACCATGTCACGCTTCTTCTGCTCCTGACAGTTGCAGTGACCGGGTTGGCACTTCGCGGGTCGGCAGACGGCGCGATGCTGACATCGATGGTGGTCCTCCACCTCGGTAGCGTCGCAGCGTTTCTCGTCATCTTGCCCATCGGCAAATTTGTTCACGCGCC
Protein-coding regions in this window:
- the tcuA gene encoding FAD-dependent tricarballylate dehydrogenase TcuA encodes the protein MCRSRWRRPGLILSLPAEVVVIGGGNAALCAAITAREAGADVTVLEAAPRHMRGGNSRHTRNLRVMHREPLAPLVESYVSAEYLDDLLRVTAGRTDSKLATLVIERSEEAFEFLSRNGVRFQDALSGTLNLARTNAFFLGGGKALVNALYARAEALGIAVCYEASVEHLDIRDGRVAEVHWRSGEAAKVAYPSAVIAASGGFQANLEWLAEAWGPAAANFTIRGTPFATGTVLRDLLNQGVASVGDPAQCHAVAVDARAPRFDGGIVTRLDAIPYSLTVNRDGERFYDEGEDIWPKRYAIWGRLIAQQPGQVAYAICDTPATKLFMPSCYPPITAGTIAELAAALGLPDRSLERTVAAFNDACPESGFDPSQLDGCATTGLSPPKSNWARPIMEPPFVAYPLRPGITFTYLGVQVDAQARVQTADGAPIANLYAAGEIMAGSILGQGYLAGFGMAIGSVFGMIAGREAAGHDAA
- a CDS encoding LuxR family transcriptional regulator; this encodes MSAISGRRFLTALAMMLAMLLGAPGLLAQDRMPQLEIVVPGSPGGGFDKNAQALARVLRSEGLVDKIDIRYSPGAGGLIALAQFVGEPAPDVPTIFIGGTTILGAAAQNRSVVSLDDLAPIAQLNRIGLIIVTRRDGPVDSLAELLTLMRNKTERIEWVGGSPGSKDEMLLIALAKKLGLPRERFTFIGNPGGGGVVGERLLDGHHLVAATSFEEFEAFANRDKFRILAVSSATAIPGVDAPTLRDGGIDLAMDDWKGVFASRKASPDELAQLRVLVAAALASPAWRAELVRHGWAAPAQPEAFAQIIEAGKREAEDLASYTVPNRRSDSAVREILDGPWRYFLYAISVALVLMLIALFEERKARRRKHEVLAKEQELEAIRDRTAEQASGERTEISRQLGEWGLSTAEIDIAWMILKGLQFKEIAGARGTSERTVRQQAQTIYAKSGMANRTEFAAHFLESYRF
- a CDS encoding substrate-binding domain-containing protein, which gives rise to MKQHCILGIVLAFLLSGCATHSADSAPTEKSALVVMTSGGFAEAMDRLEPQYERQIGRDVVIVKGSSSGGASDSIPERLKRGERADVVILSREGLAALERDNLVQVGSSRDLVRSVIGMAVRKGAPVPDISTAEKFNQVLLSAPSIGYSASASGTYLSTDLWPRLGLADQLLPKSKRILSERVGSVVARGEVAIGFQQMSELLPIPGITVVGPIPGAYQKITTFSAAKTEAGARNPYSDKLFAFLTSPRVSKQVAATGLDPVVAR
- the tcuB gene encoding tricarballylate utilization 4Fe-4S protein TcuB, producing MTQPDLVAMTGARGTEALEEARRTLQICNACRYCEGYCAVFPAMTRRRAFLDADIIHLANLCHGCRDCFHACQYAPPHEFAINAPRTFAEVRLDSYRTSSPAPAFAFARPYIFALLVSCLAVAATEALRRIFGGDVSGRGFYAVLGRDAMISFGMIVATASAIGLLAAVWRYRMLVSTANLTRPSPANWLSAVRDAATLRNLGGGGVGCNDADETFGQRRRVLHHLMAGGFTACFAATSVGAYYDHFLGWQAPYPLLSAPGVLGTVGGLAIIAGTVGLLWLKRVEMSEPTSQGMNAIDHVTLLLLLTVAVTGLALRGSADGAMLTSMVVLHLGSVAAFLVILPIGKFVHAPLRLMALARDAEERSKVDQSAI